One stretch of Streptomyces agglomeratus DNA includes these proteins:
- the cobA gene encoding uroporphyrinogen-III C-methyltransferase: protein MTAPHAAAGDPYPAYPVGLRLAGRRVVVIGGGQVAQRRLPALIATGADIVLVSPSATPSVEAMAEAGEIRWERRPYAEGDLAEAWYALIASTDTAANAAASAEAERTRTWCVRSDDAEAATAWTPATGRSEGVTVAVLTSGGPDPRRTAAVRDAIVEGLRDGTLVAPHHRTRTAGVALVGGGPGDPDLITVRGRRLLAEADVVIADRLGPRDLLDELPPHVEVIDAAKIPYGRFMAQEAINNALIEHAKAGKAVVRLKGGDPFVFGRGMEEAQALAEAGIPCTVVPGISSSISVPGAAGIPVTHRGVAHEFTVISGHVAPEDPRSLVDWKAVAGLRGTLVLLMAVERIGAIADALTTYGRSPETPVAIIQEGTMAAQRRVDATLATVAERARTEDVRPPAVIVIGDVVTVGPEQRA, encoded by the coding sequence ATGACAGCGCCGCACGCCGCCGCAGGCGACCCGTACCCCGCCTACCCCGTCGGACTCCGCCTCGCCGGGCGGCGCGTAGTCGTCATCGGCGGCGGCCAGGTCGCCCAGCGCCGCCTCCCGGCGCTCATCGCGACCGGCGCGGACATCGTCCTCGTGTCGCCGTCCGCGACGCCCTCCGTGGAGGCGATGGCCGAAGCGGGCGAGATCCGCTGGGAGCGCCGCCCGTACGCCGAAGGGGACCTGGCCGAAGCCTGGTACGCGCTGATCGCGTCCACGGACACGGCCGCCAACGCCGCCGCCTCCGCCGAGGCCGAACGCACCCGCACCTGGTGCGTCCGCTCGGACGACGCCGAGGCGGCCACCGCCTGGACCCCCGCCACGGGCCGCTCCGAGGGTGTGACCGTGGCCGTCCTCACCAGCGGTGGCCCCGACCCCCGCCGGACCGCCGCCGTGCGCGACGCCATCGTCGAGGGCCTGCGCGACGGCACGCTCGTCGCCCCCCACCACCGCACCCGCACCGCCGGCGTAGCCCTCGTCGGCGGCGGCCCCGGCGACCCGGACCTGATCACGGTCCGCGGCCGCCGCCTGCTCGCCGAGGCTGACGTCGTGATCGCGGACCGCCTCGGCCCGCGCGACCTGCTCGACGAACTCCCGCCGCACGTCGAGGTGATCGACGCCGCGAAGATCCCGTACGGCCGCTTCATGGCCCAGGAGGCCATCAACAACGCGCTCATCGAGCACGCGAAGGCCGGCAAGGCCGTCGTACGTCTCAAGGGCGGCGACCCGTTCGTCTTCGGCCGTGGCATGGAGGAGGCCCAGGCGCTCGCCGAGGCCGGCATCCCGTGCACCGTGGTCCCCGGCATCTCCAGCTCCATCAGCGTCCCCGGCGCGGCCGGAATCCCCGTCACCCACCGGGGCGTCGCGCACGAGTTCACCGTCATCAGTGGCCACGTCGCCCCCGAGGACCCGCGCTCCCTCGTCGACTGGAAGGCGGTCGCGGGCCTGCGCGGCACGCTCGTACTCCTCATGGCCGTCGAGCGGATCGGCGCGATCGCCGACGCCCTGACGACGTACGGCCGCTCGCCCGAGACCCCCGTGGCGATCATCCAGGAGGGCACGATGGCCGCCCAGCGCCGCGTGGACGCGACGCTGGCGACCGTCGCGGAGAGGGCCAGGACCGAGGACGTACGTCCGCCGGCCGTCATCGTCATCGGCGACGTGGTCACGGTAGGCCCGGAGCAGCGGGCGTAA
- a CDS encoding TrmH family RNA methyltransferase: MAELITIDDPDDPRLKDYTGLTDVELRRKREPVEGLFIAEGEKVIRRARHAGYDMRSMLLSAKWVDVMRDVIDEVPAPVYAVSPDLAERVTGYHVHRGALASMQRRPLPTAEELLATARRVVVMEAVNDHTNIGAIFRSAAALGMDAVLLSPDSADPLYRRSVKVSMGAVFSVPYARLESWPKDLEKVREAGFKLLALTPDEKASVIDDAAPHRLDRVALMLGAEGDGLSRQALVAADEWVRIPMAHGVDSLNVGAAAAVAFYAVATGRPQT; the protein is encoded by the coding sequence GTGGCCGAGCTCATCACCATCGACGACCCCGACGACCCGCGCCTGAAGGACTACACGGGCCTGACCGACGTCGAACTGAGACGCAAGCGCGAGCCCGTCGAGGGCCTCTTCATCGCCGAGGGCGAGAAGGTCATCAGGCGCGCCCGGCACGCCGGTTACGACATGCGGTCGATGCTGCTCTCCGCGAAGTGGGTCGACGTCATGCGTGACGTGATCGACGAGGTCCCGGCCCCGGTGTACGCCGTGAGCCCGGACCTCGCCGAACGCGTCACCGGGTACCACGTGCACCGCGGCGCCCTCGCGTCGATGCAGCGCAGACCGCTCCCGACCGCCGAGGAGCTGCTGGCGACCGCCCGCCGGGTCGTCGTCATGGAGGCGGTCAACGACCACACCAACATCGGCGCGATCTTCCGCAGCGCCGCCGCGCTCGGCATGGACGCCGTGCTGCTCTCCCCGGACAGCGCCGACCCGCTCTACCGCAGGTCGGTCAAGGTCTCCATGGGCGCGGTCTTCTCGGTGCCGTACGCCCGCCTGGAGTCGTGGCCCAAGGACCTGGAGAAGGTACGGGAGGCGGGCTTCAAGCTCCTCGCCCTCACGCCCGACGAGAAGGCTTCGGTGATCGACGACGCGGCCCCGCACCGCCTCGACCGGGTCGCGCTGATGCTCGGGGCGGAGGGCGACGGTCTGTCCAGGCAGGCGCTCGTGGCCGCCGACGAGTGGGTCCGTATCCCGATGGCGCACGGCGTCGACTCGCTGAACGTCGGCGCGGCGGCCGCGGTCGCCTTCTACGCCGTGGCGACGGGCCGCCCGCAGACCTGA
- a CDS encoding serine/threonine-protein kinase, protein MAMMRLRREDPRVVGSFRLHRRLGAGGMGVVYLGSDRRGQRVALKVIRPDLAEDQEFRSRFAREVSAARRIRGGCTARLVAADLEADRPWFATQYVPGPSLHDKVAEEGPLIAAEVASIGAALSEGLVAVHEAGVVHRDVKPSNILLSPKGPRIIDFGIAWATGASTLTHVGTAVGSPGFLAPEQVRGAAVTPATDVFALGATLAYAATADSPFGHGSSEVMLYRVVHEEPQLYGVPDALAPLVRACLAKDPEERPSTLQLSMRLKEIAAREAQGIGDARPPAPRVDHDRPTGRLSERYADQDTERGRTAGTPAPRAHAPRASTPRTGSRPSTGRGTTRSGGRTNGRPGTRPGTRTTSAGRRPANPRLLRQRLVVFVVVTLLVALGIAAAQGCQGPARSLGLTLEGQRPGARELPGVPLMPRGTGAGALTP, encoded by the coding sequence ATGGCGATGATGCGGCTCCGGCGCGAGGACCCGCGTGTCGTCGGCTCGTTCAGGCTTCACCGGCGGCTCGGGGCGGGCGGCATGGGGGTCGTCTATCTCGGCTCGGACCGGCGCGGCCAGCGCGTCGCCCTGAAGGTGATCCGGCCGGACCTGGCGGAGGATCAGGAGTTCCGGTCCCGTTTCGCCCGCGAGGTGTCCGCCGCGCGGCGGATCCGCGGTGGCTGTACGGCCCGGCTGGTTGCGGCCGATCTGGAGGCCGACCGGCCCTGGTTCGCGACCCAGTACGTACCGGGGCCCTCTCTGCACGACAAGGTCGCCGAGGAGGGGCCGCTGATCGCCGCCGAGGTGGCCTCGATCGGCGCGGCGCTGTCGGAGGGACTCGTGGCGGTGCACGAGGCCGGCGTCGTCCACCGTGACGTCAAGCCGTCGAACATCCTGCTGTCGCCCAAGGGCCCCCGGATCATCGACTTCGGCATCGCCTGGGCGACGGGGGCGAGCACCCTCACACATGTCGGTACGGCGGTGGGCTCCCCGGGCTTCCTCGCCCCCGAGCAGGTGCGCGGCGCGGCGGTCACGCCGGCCACGGACGTCTTCGCGCTGGGGGCCACGCTGGCGTACGCCGCGACCGCCGACTCGCCCTTCGGGCACGGCAGTTCCGAGGTCATGCTGTACCGCGTGGTGCACGAGGAGCCGCAGCTGTACGGAGTGCCGGACGCCCTCGCGCCGCTGGTGCGCGCCTGCCTCGCCAAGGACCCGGAGGAGCGTCCCAGCACGCTTCAGCTCTCGATGCGGCTCAAGGAGATCGCGGCCCGGGAGGCCCAGGGCATCGGTGACGCCCGGCCGCCCGCCCCCCGCGTCGATCACGATCGCCCCACCGGGCGGCTGTCGGAGCGGTACGCCGATCAGGACACCGAGCGGGGGCGCACCGCGGGTACGCCCGCTCCCCGCGCGCACGCGCCGCGCGCCTCGACTCCGCGCACGGGATCACGCCCCTCGACCGGGCGCGGTACGACACGTTCCGGCGGCCGTACGAACGGGCGTCCGGGAACGCGGCCGGGGACCAGGACGACCTCGGCCGGACGGCGCCCGGCGAACCCGCGGCTGCTGCGCCAGCGCCTCGTCGTCTTCGTCGTGGTGACGCTTCTGGTCGCACTGGGGATCGCGGCGGCGCAGGGGTGCCAGGGCCCGGCCAGGAGTCTGGGCCTAACGCTCGAAGGGCAGCGTCCGGGGGCTCGGGAGCTCCCGGGGGTGCCCCTCATGCCGCGAGGGACCGGCGCAGGCGCCCTGACGCCGTGA
- a CDS encoding phosphotransferase family protein, whose amino-acid sequence MTVSVAQALSAVAHDVAPRTAPPRTRTGTGTDPSSTHPGTRGATPASCACPRPDILADRPDGTVVRHGDVVAKSHAPDTDPAALTARLAAAAHPLLAGILLPPLPVPAAKGDAHSTVLHGRPLTLWPYGTPVDPAEPEAAPWEEAGTLLARLHGVAPGALRLPAPLPPMRGPAKAARAIARMRAALAGHHPAAATVLRAWGRLPAWARDEAPQPPGRAALCHGDLHLGQLVRHPPEADAHADAARAVRTGAAAEGRWLLIDVDDMGIGDPAWDLARPAAWYAAGLLAPDIWDRFLGAYRAAGGTAVPPDGDPWPQLDVPARALTVQTAALALAKSAAGNRPLDEVEEMMTETCARIASLPPELESDATS is encoded by the coding sequence GTGACCGTATCCGTCGCCCAAGCGCTGAGCGCGGTCGCGCACGACGTCGCGCCGCGCACCGCGCCGCCTCGCACCCGCACCGGCACCGGCACCGACCCCAGCAGTACCCACCCCGGTACCCGCGGCGCGACGCCGGCGTCCTGCGCCTGCCCCAGGCCCGACATCCTGGCCGACAGGCCGGACGGCACGGTCGTGCGCCACGGCGACGTCGTCGCGAAGTCCCATGCCCCCGATACGGACCCGGCGGCCCTCACCGCACGACTCGCCGCAGCGGCGCACCCCCTCCTGGCCGGCATCCTCCTGCCGCCCCTGCCCGTACCCGCCGCGAAGGGGGACGCCCACAGCACCGTGCTGCACGGCCGCCCCCTCACGCTGTGGCCGTACGGAACGCCCGTCGACCCCGCCGAGCCTGAGGCCGCCCCCTGGGAGGAAGCCGGGACCCTCCTGGCCCGGCTGCACGGCGTCGCCCCAGGTGCCCTCCGGCTCCCCGCCCCGCTTCCGCCCATGCGTGGCCCCGCGAAGGCCGCCCGCGCGATCGCCCGCATGCGGGCGGCCCTCGCCGGGCACCACCCGGCCGCCGCCACCGTGCTCCGCGCCTGGGGCCGCCTGCCCGCCTGGGCCCGCGACGAGGCCCCGCAGCCGCCCGGCCGCGCGGCCCTCTGCCACGGCGACCTCCACCTCGGCCAGCTCGTCCGCCACCCACCCGAGGCCGATGCCCATGCCGATGCCGCCCGTGCCGTCCGCACCGGCGCCGCCGCCGAAGGACGCTGGCTGCTGATCGACGTGGACGACATGGGCATCGGAGACCCGGCCTGGGACCTCGCCCGCCCCGCCGCCTGGTACGCCGCCGGCCTGCTCGCACCGGACATCTGGGACCGCTTCCTCGGCGCCTACCGGGCCGCCGGCGGCACCGCCGTACCCCCCGACGGCGACCCGTGGCCCCAACTCGACGTCCCCGCCCGCGCCCTGACCGTCCAGACCGCCGCCCTCGCGCTCGCCAAGTCCGCCGCCGGGAACCGGCCGCTCGACGAGGTGGAGGAGATGATGACCGAGACCTGTGCCCGTATCGCCTCTCTCCCGCCCGAGTTGGAGTCCGATGCCACGTCGTAG
- a CDS encoding zf-TFIIB domain-containing protein: MQCPKCHAPMHTYNRNGVQIEQCSGCRGIFLDYGELESLTRLESQWTQQAPPPPPAPQAYPAAPAPAWGAPQHGHHGGHRQKGFGRMLFSS, from the coding sequence ATGCAGTGCCCCAAGTGCCACGCGCCCATGCACACGTACAACCGCAATGGTGTCCAGATCGAGCAGTGCAGTGGTTGCCGCGGGATATTTCTCGACTACGGCGAGCTGGAGTCCCTGACCCGCCTCGAGTCGCAGTGGACCCAGCAGGCCCCGCCCCCGCCGCCGGCCCCGCAGGCGTACCCCGCCGCCCCGGCGCCCGCCTGGGGTGCCCCGCAGCACGGCCATCACGGCGGCCACCGCCAGAAGGGCTTCGGCCGGATGCTCTTCTCGTCCTGA